The Leptolyngbya sp. CCY15150 genome contains a region encoding:
- the queC gene encoding 7-cyano-7-deazaguanine synthase QueC, giving the protein MTAQRSPKAVVLLSGGLDSATAAAQAIADGYEAIALSFQYGQRHQRELAAALQVVRHLGIQQHFMLDVNLGQWGGSSLTDAAMALPQDGVQSGVIPNTYVPGRNTVFIALALSLAEAQQAEAIYLGINAVDYSGYPDCRPDYLAAFQQLANLSSKVGLEGKAPRLVAPLVEDSKVDIVRRALALGVPIHQTWSCYEGGEQPCGRCDSCRIRDRALIDAGRPDLASAVGRSQMSMR; this is encoded by the coding sequence GTGACAGCTCAACGTTCCCCCAAAGCCGTAGTGTTGCTTTCTGGCGGCTTAGATTCTGCCACCGCTGCCGCCCAAGCGATCGCCGATGGCTATGAAGCGATCGCCCTATCGTTTCAGTATGGACAACGGCATCAGCGAGAACTAGCGGCAGCTCTGCAAGTGGTGCGCCATCTCGGTATCCAGCAGCATTTTATGTTGGATGTGAACTTAGGGCAGTGGGGCGGTTCGTCGCTCACCGATGCGGCTATGGCCTTGCCTCAGGATGGAGTGCAGTCTGGGGTGATTCCGAATACCTACGTGCCGGGTCGGAATACGGTGTTTATTGCCCTGGCGCTGTCGTTGGCGGAGGCGCAGCAGGCGGAGGCAATTTATCTGGGGATTAATGCGGTAGATTATTCCGGCTATCCCGATTGTCGTCCAGATTATCTAGCGGCGTTTCAGCAGTTAGCTAATCTGTCGTCCAAGGTAGGATTAGAAGGTAAGGCTCCTCGGTTAGTGGCTCCCTTGGTGGAAGACAGTAAGGTGGATATTGTACGGCGGGCGTTGGCGCTGGGGGTGCCGATTCACCAAACGTGGTCTTGCTATGAGGGGGGAGAGCAGCCCTGTGGACGCTGTGATTCCTGCCGAATTCGCGATCGCGCTTTAATCGATGCGGGGCGTCCAGATTTGGCTAGTGCAGTAGGGCGATCGCAGATGTCGATGCGCTAG